One genomic segment of Nicotiana tabacum mitochondrion, complete genome includes these proteins:
- the orf102b gene encoding hypothetical protein yields the protein MDVYVMKTLECLWMVCHMGTFQLLEGCDKGSKPSLLILAEEVLSRDLVSLKMITFYHASRSCPALSYFLFDNDVLILYNSHKRNLKKQKIFLERSKKLIVML from the coding sequence ATGGATGTTTATGTAATGAAGACTTTGGAGTGCTTGTGGATGGTGTGCCACATGGGTACTTTCCAGCTTCTCGAGGGCTGCGACAAGGGTTCCAAACCTAGCCTGTTGATTTTAGCTGAAGAAGTGCTAAGCCGGGACTTGGTATCATTGAAAATGATAACATTTTACCATGCTTCGAGATCGTGCCCAGCACTCTCCTACTTTCTCTTTGATAACGATGTTCTAATATTATATAATAGCCATAAACGGAATCTTAAGAAGCAGAAAATCTTTCTGGAAAGAAGTAAGAAGCTGATTGTAATGTTGTAA
- the orf132 gene encoding hypothetical protein (similar to non-LTR retroelement) gives MLMKESPFILISSTEKGAGRSTFFFGTHRLLQTHQKRLFEARNPRMESLQKKGITLGNRNRIKPLSMQMSVCCQPQSFGFRIGIRSSMFILTHHSMPLDVCWRKKGRLITPSTFKVYDFPLGNYTTTEPSLS, from the coding sequence ATGTTAATGAAAGAAAGCCCTTTCATCCTAATCTCATCTACTGAAAAGGGGGCCGGGCGTAGCACGTTCTTTTTTGGGACACATAGGCTATTACAGACGCATCAAAAAAGACTTTTCGAAGCGCGGAATCCCAGAATGGAATCATTGCAGAAGAAAGGTATAACGCTTGGGAACCGGAACAGGATTAAGCCTTTAAGCATGCAGATGAGTGTTTGCTGTCAGCCCCAATCCTTCGGTTTCCGGATTGGAATAAGGAGTTCCATGTTCATACTGACGCATCACTCTATGCCATTGGATGTATGTTGGCGCAAGAAGGGCCGCTTGATCACTCCATCTACTTTTAAAGTATACGACTTTCCGCTTGGGAATTATACAACCACCGAACCTTCTTTATCATGA